In the Populus trichocarpa isolate Nisqually-1 chromosome 1, P.trichocarpa_v4.1, whole genome shotgun sequence genome, one interval contains:
- the LOC7463833 gene encoding protein RETICULATA-RELATED 4, chloroplastic, protein MAFATFSTRAFSLQSPNYHHQYHSNNFATISLCVPIPTSKPSATPLSWTTTTSRFKRFRTTIALSSGGGDGGVGGGGISGGGGGGNDDGGDAGSRNKSEAILALAEVGRSLESLPKDLAAAIEAGRVPGSIVSRYFELEKSAVFRWLLQFGGFKERLLADDLFLTKVAIECGVGIFTKTAAELERRRENFTKELDFVFADVVMAIIADFMLVWLPAPTVSLRPPLALSAGPVSKFFYSCPDNAFQVALAGTSYSFLQRIGAILRNGAKLFAVGTGASLVGVGITNALINARKALDKSFAGEAEDVPILSTSVAYGVYMAVSSNLRYQILAGVIEQRLLEPMLHQQKVILSAICFVVRTGNTFLGSLMWVDYARWVGIQKIRE, encoded by the exons ATGGCGTTTGCCACCTTCTCTACACGCGCCTTTTCTCTTCAGTCACCGAACTACCACCATCAATATCACAGCAACAACTTTGCCACAATCTCTCTCTGTGTTCCCATCCCAACTTCTAAACCCTCTGCTACTCCTCTTTCCTGGACCACAACTACTTCTCGTTTTAAAAGATTTCGAACAACCATCGCTCTCTCCTCTGGTGGAGGAGACGGTGGCGTAGGTGGTGGTGGGATTtctggtggtggaggtggtgggaatgatgatggtggtgatgcTGGATCCCGCAACAAGAGTGAGGCCATTCTTGCATTGGCAGAG GTGGGGAGGTCGTTGGAGAGCTTGCCAAAGGACTTGGCTGCGGCAATTGAGGCAGGGAGGGTGCCAGGGTCGATTGTTAGCAGGTACTTTGAACTGGAGAAATCAGCAGTGTTTAGGTGGTTGCTTCAATTTGGAGGGTTTAAAGAAAGGTTGCTTGCTGATGATTTGTTCTTGACTAAAGTTGCCATCGAGTGTGGTGTTGGGATCTTTACCAAG ACCGCTGCAGAGCTGGAACGGCGCAGAGAAAATTTCACCAAGGAGctggattttgtttttgccGATGTG GTAATGGCCATAATAGCAGATTTTATGCTCGTTTGGCTTCCTGCTCCTACTGTTTCTCTTCGACCACCTCTTGCACTCAGTGCTGGTCCAGTTTCTAAGTTCTTCTACAGTTGTCCTGATAATGCATTCCag GTGGCTTTGGCTGGAACATCTTATTCATTTTTACAGAGAATAGGCGCTATACTG CGTAATGGAGCCAAGCTATTTGCAGTCGGTACCGGTGCATCTCTA GTTGGTGTAGGTATAACAAACGCGTTGATTAATGCACGAAAGGCTTTAGATAAATCTTTTGCTGGAGAAGCAGAGGACGTGCCTATATTGTCAACCAGTGTTGCCTATGGTGTGTATATGGCAGTTTCCAGCAACCTGAG GTACCAGATCCTTGCTGGAGTTATTGAACAGCGACTTTTGGAGCCTATGCTACACCAGCAAAAGGTTATATTGAGTGCAATCTGCTTTGTTGTTCGAACTGGCAACACATTCTTGGGGTCATTGAT GTGGGTGGACTATGCACGCTGGGTAGGAATCCAAAAGATACGAGAGTAG